A region from the Brachyspira pilosicoli genome encodes:
- a CDS encoding DUF362 domain-containing protein has translation MPRVINNDCVACGSCLPECAFDAISEGDIYKIDPDKCTDCGACEAVCPSNAIHQA, from the coding sequence ATGCCACGTGTTATAAATAACGATTGTGTAGCTTGCGGATCATGTCTTCCTGAGTGTGCTTTCGATGCAATTAGCGAAGGAGATATTTACAAAATAGATCCAGACAAATGTACTGATTGCGGAGCTTGTGAAGCTGTTTGTCCTAGCAACGCTATACATCAAGCTTAA
- a CDS encoding dihydrofolate reductase translates to MIVSLIAAVDSKNGIGLNGLMPWGHIKEDMQFFRSTTTGYAVVMGRVTFESLGLKPLPNRKNIVISSNKNELSDKYDNLFYDDNFENAISKLLLEKHNQIFIIGGESIYKRAMDYADKIYLTHINKNYNCDRFFPEVDNKLFSSKTLKNFVYDNVDVSIVEYTKNF, encoded by the coding sequence TTGATAGTTTCATTAATCGCTGCTGTTGATTCAAAAAACGGCATAGGCTTAAATGGTTTAATGCCTTGGGGACACATTAAAGAGGATATGCAGTTTTTTAGAAGCACCACCACAGGATATGCTGTTGTTATGGGGAGAGTTACTTTTGAGTCTTTAGGTTTAAAGCCTCTTCCAAATAGAAAAAATATTGTTATATCATCTAATAAAAATGAGCTTTCAGATAAATACGATAACCTTTTTTATGATGACAATTTTGAAAATGCTATTTCTAAGTTATTATTAGAAAAGCATAATCAAATATTTATTATAGGAGGGGAGTCAATTTATAAAAGAGCAATGGATTATGCAGATAAAATATATCTTACTCATATAAATAAAAATTATAATTGCGACAGATTTTTTCCAGAAGTAGATAATAAATTATTTTCTTCAAAAACATTAAAGAACTTTGTTTATGATAATGTAGATGTTAGCATTGTAGAATATACTAAAAATTTTTAA
- a CDS encoding HAD hydrolase-like protein, whose product MKSKYKNILFDLDGTITDSANGITNAVKYGIKKMSEIYPDLNIVLPEDNILRKFIGPPLDISFKKYIYDNQDKAMEFIKYYREDYNGNNGLFNCTLYDGIYDLIKTLYNNNFNTYLATAKPLESAVRIIKHFDLDKYFTNMYGAILGGAIKNKLDVLKEASLKENFNKNETIMIGDRIDDIEASKNMGFDSIAVRYGFGNDEEFRDATYIVNNTKEILDIIITK is encoded by the coding sequence ATGAAAAGTAAATATAAAAATATTTTGTTTGATTTAGATGGTACTATTACAGATTCTGCTAATGGTATCACAAATGCTGTTAAATACGGCATAAAAAAAATGTCTGAGATTTATCCTGATTTAAATATTGTTTTACCTGAAGATAATATTTTAAGAAAGTTTATTGGACCTCCTCTTGATATTAGCTTTAAGAAATATATTTATGATAATCAAGATAAAGCAATGGAGTTTATAAAGTATTACAGAGAAGATTATAATGGTAATAATGGTCTTTTTAATTGCACACTTTATGACGGCATATATGATTTAATAAAAACTTTGTATAATAATAATTTTAATACTTATTTAGCAACTGCGAAACCTTTAGAATCAGCTGTTAGAATAATAAAGCATTTTGATTTGGATAAATATTTTACTAATATGTATGGAGCTATTTTGGGAGGAGCTATAAAAAATAAACTTGATGTTTTAAAAGAGGCTTCTCTTAAAGAAAACTTTAATAAAAATGAAACTATTATGATTGGCGACAGAATAGATGATATAGAAGCTTCTAAAAATATGGGGTTTGATTCTATTGCTGTGAGATATGGTTTTGGTAATGATGAAGAGTTTAGAGATGCTACATATATAGTAAATAATACTAAAGAGATTTTAGATATTATTATCACTAAATAA
- the recO gene encoding DNA repair protein RecO yields MIKNYEAFILSYNNYKNSSIIASFLTKKNIISSICYQAKKNSKAFGSDLESISKLNINIYEKKSDSLSILKESNIIKNYNILEKSIYSSLAVFYIRELLLYFAKDFDERYFILMDKTLYALEGNEKENQNNLKYYINILLRAFEIKLLYIAGLSPLLDNCVLCEKENANYYSINEGGLVCSNCKINIKDAIELDYNDITFMKLIKHSSMLDIVNNNDIIKFYHNSITTIKDILQKSIYNHIHRELKSLKVLEEILFSDNNI; encoded by the coding sequence TTGATAAAAAATTATGAGGCTTTTATATTATCATACAATAATTATAAAAACTCATCTATTATAGCTTCTTTTCTCACAAAAAAAAATATAATATCTTCTATCTGCTACCAGGCTAAAAAAAACTCTAAAGCTTTCGGCTCTGATTTAGAAAGCATATCAAAACTAAACATAAACATATACGAAAAAAAATCTGACAGCCTCTCAATATTAAAAGAATCAAATATAATAAAAAATTATAATATCTTAGAAAAATCTATTTATTCATCATTGGCAGTATTTTATATAAGAGAATTATTACTCTATTTTGCAAAAGATTTTGATGAAAGATATTTTATTTTAATGGATAAAACATTATATGCATTAGAAGGAAATGAAAAAGAAAATCAAAATAATTTAAAATATTATATAAATATTTTATTAAGAGCCTTTGAAATAAAATTGCTTTATATAGCAGGACTCTCTCCTTTGTTAGATAATTGTGTATTGTGCGAAAAAGAAAATGCAAATTATTATTCCATTAATGAAGGAGGCTTGGTTTGTAGCAATTGCAAAATAAATATAAAAGATGCTATAGAATTAGATTATAATGATATAACATTCATGAAACTAATAAAACATTCTTCTATGCTCGATATAGTAAACAACAATGATATAATAAAGTTTTATCATAATTCAATAACAACAATAAAAGATATATTACAAAAATCAATATACAATCATATACATAGAGAATTAAAAAGCTTAAAAGTATTAGAAGAAATTTTATTTAGTGATAATAATATCTAA
- a CDS encoding thymidylate synthase — protein sequence MKNYLELLKKVLEEGEDNKDRTGVGTRRIFAPQLRFKFEGNKIPIITTKRVFMKGVIIELLWFLQGSTNIKFLLENNVHIWDEWADDMGELGPVYGKQWRAWETKEGNKIDQISNVVNTLRNNPTSRRNILSAWNVGEIDKMHLPPCHMMCQFFVNNEGGIITHLYQRSADLFLGVPFNISSYAILTRLLAMHSGLKASELIMTFGDAHIYNNHMEQVKLQLSREPYEQTTELFIEERPNIFSHVYEDFRLEGYKYHPTIKAEVAV from the coding sequence ATGAAGAACTATTTGGAATTATTAAAAAAAGTTTTGGAAGAGGGTGAAGACAATAAAGACAGAACTGGAGTTGGTACGAGAAGAATATTTGCTCCGCAGTTAAGATTTAAATTTGAAGGCAATAAAATACCTATTATAACTACAAAAAGAGTATTTATGAAAGGTGTTATTATAGAATTATTATGGTTTTTGCAAGGCTCAACAAACATAAAATTTTTGCTTGAGAATAATGTTCATATATGGGACGAGTGGGCTGATGATATGGGAGAACTTGGACCAGTATACGGAAAGCAGTGGAGAGCTTGGGAAACTAAAGAAGGAAACAAAATAGACCAAATTTCTAATGTTGTTAATACATTAAGAAATAACCCTACAAGCAGAAGAAATATTTTGAGTGCTTGGAATGTGGGAGAGATTGATAAGATGCATTTACCTCCTTGTCACATGATGTGTCAATTTTTTGTTAATAATGAAGGCGGTATAATAACGCATTTATATCAGCGTTCTGCAGACTTGTTTTTGGGAGTTCCTTTTAATATAAGCTCTTATGCCATACTTACAAGACTTTTAGCTATGCATAGCGGACTTAAAGCTTCAGAATTAATAATGACATTTGGTGATGCTCATATTTATAATAATCATATGGAACAAGTTAAACTTCAGCTTTCAAGAGAGCCTTATGAACAGACTACAGAATTATTTATAGAAGAGCGTCCAAATATATTTAGTCATGTTTATGAGGATTTTAGATTAGAAGGCTATAAATATCATCCAACTATAAAAGCGGAGGTGGCAGTTTGA
- a CDS encoding hemolysin family protein, which produces MDIIIVIILILLNGIFAMSEIAIISARKSSLTKDIKEGNKKAQIALDLANEPDKFLSTIQIGITLIGILTGIYSGDTISKDLSNILIKINIPAAYSYVISQVIIVALVTYLTLIFGELVPKRLGMVMPEKIAKAVASPMTILSKIGAPFVWILSNSAIIVSRTLGIKDEKTPVTEEEIKSMIEEGKQGGEVKEVEQDIIERAFFLGDRKIESIMTHRADIVYLDINMTNDEIKKTISKNPYTVYPLIDKTLDNIIGVIKINEIFDKLNNSKSKIEKYAQKATYFHNNMEVYLVLEEMKKNNTKIGFISDEFGNIDGMITQHDIFSALVGSISETNKNMDIRKRKNGGYFVDGQCPIYDFLEYFEIEDENISNNYNTISGLILELLQHVPKEGESITWKNLSLEIVDMDGARIDKVIVEKLEDSKEN; this is translated from the coding sequence ATGGACATAATTATTGTAATAATACTTATACTTTTAAATGGAATATTTGCTATGTCTGAAATAGCTATAATATCAGCAAGAAAAAGCTCTTTAACCAAAGATATTAAAGAGGGAAATAAAAAAGCACAAATAGCTTTAGATTTAGCTAATGAACCAGATAAGTTTTTATCAACCATACAAATAGGTATAACATTAATAGGTATACTAACAGGTATATACTCTGGAGACACTATATCAAAAGATTTATCAAACATTTTAATAAAAATAAATATACCCGCAGCATATTCTTATGTAATATCTCAAGTGATAATAGTAGCATTAGTTACTTACCTCACATTAATATTTGGAGAATTAGTACCAAAAAGATTAGGTATGGTTATGCCGGAAAAAATAGCAAAAGCAGTAGCAAGCCCTATGACTATATTATCAAAAATAGGAGCTCCATTTGTGTGGATATTGTCAAACAGTGCTATTATAGTTTCCAGAACTTTAGGAATAAAAGACGAAAAAACTCCTGTTACAGAAGAAGAAATAAAATCTATGATAGAAGAAGGCAAACAAGGCGGAGAAGTAAAAGAAGTAGAACAAGATATTATAGAAAGAGCATTCTTCTTGGGAGACAGAAAAATAGAATCAATCATGACTCATAGAGCTGATATAGTGTATTTGGATATAAATATGACTAATGATGAAATAAAAAAAACAATATCCAAAAATCCTTATACTGTATACCCCCTAATAGACAAAACTTTAGATAATATAATTGGTGTTATAAAAATAAATGAAATATTTGATAAGTTAAATAACAGCAAGTCAAAAATTGAAAAATATGCACAAAAGGCCACATACTTTCACAACAATATGGAAGTTTATTTAGTATTAGAAGAGATGAAAAAAAATAATACAAAAATAGGCTTTATATCAGATGAGTTTGGAAATATAGACGGTATGATTACACAGCATGATATATTTTCTGCTTTGGTTGGTTCTATTAGCGAAACAAATAAAAATATGGACATAAGAAAAAGAAAAAATGGCGGATATTTTGTTGACGGACAATGCCCTATTTATGACTTTTTAGAATATTTTGAAATAGAAGATGAAAACATCTCAAACAACTATAACACTATAAGCGGACTAATACTAGAATTATTACAGCATGTTCCAAAAGAAGGAGAATCTATAACATGGAAAAATTTGTCTTTAGAGATAGTTGATATGGATGGAGCTAGAATAGATAAAGTTATAGTTGAAAAATTAGAGGATAGTAAAGAGAATTAA